A single window of Rhodamnia argentea isolate NSW1041297 chromosome 5, ASM2092103v1, whole genome shotgun sequence DNA harbors:
- the LOC125315266 gene encoding histone-lysine N-methyltransferase, H3 lysine-9 specific SUVH6-like encodes MNGDSLPEKALLPREFVPDEFEKFICHHCGMVNDDVQIFPKEPETSVARDKGPKRKSPDRHEPARHRVMSTLALYREIIRELFLEKTKADKESIFIRRIDLYAAREVKKRVGYVHGTAQFIGEVPGVEVGDQFRYRMELVVVGLHRPPQGGIDYMGSHQDVLATSIVASWDYTDDLTNPGELVYLGQGGTLSYDKRAEDQSLTRGNLALVNSMKRNQPVRVIRKDMGHTFTYDGLYVVDRYRKIPGASGKMIFEFVLKRLPSQLEMLQHKRMKVVESSG; translated from the coding sequence ATGAATGGTGATTCTCTGCCAGAGAAGGCCTTGTTGCCTCGAGAATTCGTTCCCGACGAATTTGAGAAATTCATTTGCCACCACTGCGGCATGGTCAACGACGATGTCCAAATATTCCCCAAAGAGCCGGAGACCTCTGTTGCGAGGGACAAAGGTCCTAAGCGCAAGTCTCCGGACAGACATGAGCCGGCCAGACATAGAGTAATGTCAACTCTAGCACTGTACAGAGAGATTATCCGGGagctttttttggaaaaaacaaaagcggATAAAGAGAGCATCTTCATCAGAAGGATAGACCTTTATGCTGCGAGAGAAGTCAAGAAACGAGTTGGATATGTCCACGGCACAGCTCAATTTATCGGAGAAGTTCCAGGAGTGGAAGTGGGAGACCAGTTCCGATACAGGATGGAATTAGTCGTTGTTGGACTCCATCGCCCTCCACAGGGCGGCATCGATTACATGGGATCTCACCAGGACGTCCTAGCCACAAGCATTGTCGCTTCCTGGGATTATACGGATGATTTGACAAATCCAGGCGAGCTGGTTTATTTGGGCCAAGGTGGAACGCTTAGTTACGACAAGAGGGCCGAAGATCAAAGTCTTACTCGGGGGAATTTAGCCCTAGTGAACAGCATGAAGAGAAACCAGCCGGTGAGAGTGATCCGTAAAGATATGGGTCACACCTTCACGTACGATGGGCTGTATGTGGTAGACAGGTATCGAAAGATACCCGGAGCTAGTGGAAAGATGATTTTTGAGTTTGTATTGAAGAGACTACCAAGCCAACTCGAGATGCTCCAGCATAAGAGGATGAAAGTAGTCGAGTCGTCGGGATAG